ctatatacatatacacacatacttttttttttcagaacggTTTGAAAATAAGTTGCACACTTCATCACACTTAACTCAGAAACACTTCAGCATGTATCTCCTCAAAGCAAGGATATTCCCCCCCACGTAACCATGTCACACGTTCATTTCCCCAGGAAGTTATTTCTGGGATGGAGATCAGCCTGCAGAAGGCTTATTAAGGAGTGCTCCAGTGGCTGCTGAACCTGTCCGTGGTCCAGCAACATTGGGCAAGAGAGTACCAAGAGACACCCAGCCAGGCCACTTGGGTGTCAACCATTTCTCCTTGCTGCCCACTGTGTAACTGCAGCATGGGCTCCTAATGATCGGAGTCAATTACTCCTTGCATGCCGACCCCTGGCTGAAGTGCCCAACTGGCAACTGTAGCTAGTATTTCAGTGGGACTCCTGTGTGTCCTGTGGTGAAAGCATTCCCCCTTTTGCAAATTAGAACTGTCAACCTGGAGGGGCCAGAGTTGCAGGGACAAGAGCAGTTTCGCAGGTGTGTCACTGAGAGTTACGTTTGTAGGGGCCAGAATTGTCAAATGATACATGGAGATACAATGAGGACCACTGGCCCTGCATTCTTCGAGTCCTTAAGGATGCCACtaatttctcccttccccttctctctgagCTACAGGACCAATCTCAAAAGCTTGTTTCAGCCTCCCCGCTACCGCAGTTCTGACCCCACAGGCCAAGGAATCAGTGTGGAGGTTGTGCCAACTTCCCTGTATGTCTAATGTAACTACACATTGAGGAGTCAGGGAATTGATTGTTGACTGGGCCCATTAACCCTGGGACCTAGTACTTCATTTATTACTAGACCTCATCTGCCCCCACTCTAACAGAGGCCCACAATGACTCTGCACCTCCTGGTTTCAGTCTCAACTCTTTCCCTTCGCCAATCCTCACAATGTTTGAGTATTTCCTTTCTCCAGTGGGTGGTTACTTGAGTAAGTGACTGTTGGTTCCTTTGCTGGAGGAGTAGGGAAATCATTATCCTCTCCATTTGGTGTTGAGTTCTTCTTCCTAAAGACTTAAGAGTTTCTGTCTGAAAATTGGCTCAGATCCAGACGTTGGGCAAGGAATCATGGCTGCTCATTGGGGCGACTGTCCTCAGTCACCTAGTTGTCTATCCGTGAATTATTTTGATGGTACGGTTTGAGGAGCCCACTCATTGGCTGCCCATCTGTCTGTTTCACCCACCCTTGTTCTGGGAACCATCTCTAAAACTCACCAGGTGACTTTCTCCCTCACCCCTTAACTTCTCTTATCATGAGTTCATTCGCGTGGCTTCTGACTGGTACGCAGCAAAGTACAGCCCTTTTGGCCTGTATTATTTTACAGTCGTACTTATCCCCACTTTGCTTGAATATCTGAACACTGATACCTCATACCAGCTTGTTTTCCACTTTATACCGCCCTCGTTCACCCCTGGTAAAAGTTTTACAACCTGCACATTCTGGAACTAGCTACCTTGTGCCAGGGGCTTATCATGCTCCATCTATCACCAGTGCTGAGGTCCTCAGGGCCAGCCAGGTGGCTGACCCAGCTCCTAAAATCCTCCTGTCTTAGTATCTACTGCCTCCACCCCTTCCGGTACAAACTGCCCcaagtgttggggcgcctggatggttcagtcattaagcatctgccttcagctcaggtcatgatcccagagttctggcatcgggctccctgctcagcgggaagcctgcttctccctctcccactccccctgcttgtgttccctctctcgctctatgtcaaataaataaataaaatctttaaaaaaaaaaaaaaaaactgccccaAGTGAGACTCTCCAGGAAGCAGCCTCTGAGATGGAGATCAGTCTATAGGAGTGCTCTTGGGATCAGGACCcagggaaggaaagcaggtgggggtgggggaagggagacatCCTGTGAGTTCAGACAAGGGGGGGGACTGGCTTTATATTCCCACACTGAGCAGGCACTGGGTGTGGGCTGcccaggagggagggggctgtgACCTGGGGCGGGGCAGTCTCCAGCTGAGGATTCCAAAGAGGGTTAAGTGCTGAGGGCTGTGTCCTGACACAGTTCCAGAAGCTGGGGGGACATACCCCTAAGTCCTACTGGAGGGCGGGATCTGGGAGGAGCATCACACCTTCTGCTACACCATAATACCATTGTCGCACACAACAGACTCAAGAGTGATACAGTAGTATTACCAAGTATCCAGTGGGTATTCAGATCTTCCTGTGGTCCCCAAATGCCTTttatagctttttaatttttcaatccAGAATCTAAGAATccctcctttcattttgttgacatcTCCATAGTCTTTTTTAATAAGATCagttcccccccccccgttgTTTGTAGGGCTTTTagttttttggtcttttataaCGTTTTTGCAAAGTCTAggagttttgttattttttttaggttattttatagaatgtcttGCAATCTTTGATTGTTTTCTCACCTGATTAGGTTCAAGCTAAACATTTTTGGCAACAATATTCCTACACAGGTTAACAGCAAGGGTCATTTTGTGCCATCACTAGTGACAAAGTTTGGTCATTTGCAATGATTAGGTATCTACCAGTCACTGTTGTaaggtatccttttttttttttttaactttgagatTAATAAGTAATCCATAAGGTGATACCTTGAGACGATTTGAATAACCTGCTTCTCCACAACCTTTCACCACCGTGGTTTTATGAGCATCCATGTTGGATCTCTTACTGAGTCAGTCAGTCATTACTCTGGTGGTTATTAAGTGTTGATTTTTCTAATCTgagtgtttcttcctttcttagcAGATGTTCTAGGAAGTTCcctaatttttttctagtatgaTGTTGGTATGGAGCCAGACATTCTTTTTTATCCAGTGAGCTAGAATCTCTTAACATTATTATTCTTTTGCTGCTTAAATTACCCTGTATTTGGCCAGCAGGAGCCCTTTCAGGCCAGTTGCTGTGTGCTTTTAACATGCCTCTGTCATTCACTGAGTGTTTCCACACTTGGTGGCACAAGATTTTCCCAGGCTCACCTTATGCTTTTCCCTGCCCTAGACTTGGAATTAGCCATCTCTCTAAGGGACTCTGGTTCactatttagaaaccaagatatgGGCTCTAGCTGACCTTCATTATGACGGGTGTCATTGCTTCAGGCGCCTTTTGGtggagaaaactagaaaatatgaatattccGTAAGTCTGAAGTACATACTGATGCCTGATTCAAACCCGTAACTCCATTTTCCTTACCTCCTCCCATCTCATATTTATATCTCCCTCCTCCCAAAGAACCGTGATTTCAATTATAGCAAATATTTGCTTTCTCCTCTAATGCCTTTGcctaattttttaagtatttgttctCTTTTATATGCTTCACTCCAGTAATTTTCATGGTTATATAAAGATGACTTGTTAATATAATGGCTTATCCTAAATTTTTCCCGAGTTTCAGACTAGTGTAACTAACTGCATCTAATCAACAACTAATGTCCATCTGGATATCCCTTCTACAACTCAAATTTAGTGTTTGATGGATGCCCCAAACGAAACTCATCATTCTTTCTGTTCTTGGCTGTACTCTTCAGGAGGGCAGCTAGTGTTCACCTCAATTACTAATCAGTGCCCAGTGTACAGCATCGAATCTAGCAGGCAATCAGTGCTCAATAAACGTATACCTTCTAGAATAATTCATCTTGCAATAACGTGTGGACTTAGAGCACAACTGTCTATACTAAAAACCCAAATTATGCCCTTTAAAACAGTGAATTTTACCGCATGTGTCTTCTCTCAGTGAAGGTGTTATTTTGAGAGAATCGGATTTGAGTGGTGCTAAGGAGACAAGCGCCTCCTCCAAGAGCTGCAGCGGCAGGGACAAGGGGTGGCTGCTATCCACCGTCTGTTGACACACCAGCAGGACCGAGGGCCTGTGGACTGAACTTTCATCCTGAAAGCAGAGCTCTGACTCACCCTAGAAGCCCTGGTCCTTACCATCCCGTCCCAGTGGAACGCCGAACATGGAAGCGCTGGGGACTGGGATGAAAGAACCCGTGCCGAGCGGGTTACAGCGTACGCCTAGGGGGCCCCAAGCACACTGGGGGCATCACTTTCTGTTCAGCACTCACCCTGTATCAGATTCTAAGTATTTGGCAAGCATTAGCTCATTTGATTTTCCTAACAACCCTACGAAGTACTCTTTtcgtctccattttacagatgttaaGACTGAAAGaataagtcacttgcccaagatcacaccgCCGGTAAGGGTTGAGCGGGGTCTCCATGAAAACGTCATAGAATAGGTATTTTAAGATACGCAAGCTCttaaaaggttgttttttttttaaagattttatttatttatttgagagaatgagagagagcgagcgagcgagcatgagagggcggagggtcagagggagaagcagactccccgctgagcagggagcccgatgcgggactcgatcccgggactccaggatcatgacctgagccgaaggcagttgcttaaccaactgagccacccaggcacccaaaaggtTTACCTATTTACGTGGAAGATGTACACCACCCAAACATCAGAGAGGGAAAAGTGTGACACGGGAAGTGAGCGCCAACCCGGCAGAGCGAGGCACCTGACGTAGGACCACTGATAGACCAGAACGTCCATACTCCAGAGACAAACGGAGGGCTGGCACCACGAGGCCCCCACAACTGTTGTCCCCTCTTCTGAACCTCTGAGTCTGTCATGTTGAGCCTGACAGATTTTTTACTCGACGATGTGCTTACattcctgcttttcttcctgcTGTGTTATCTAGAATATGTAGTTCACCCTCACAGAAGCGTTCTATTGTCCTCAAAACTGGAGATGGGCCAACATGTTTGAAGCAAGATAAAAAACGCCACCTCGCCCCATTCCTCGCCAACGTTCCTGAAGGGGATCTGGTAGTTTGAGCTCACGTACGTGTCTGCCCGACGCCTCAGCCTCATTCATCCACCCAAGTGACTCTTGTAAAGGCTCAGGGAAGCTAGAGAAGGACCCTGGGTGCTGTTCAGTGTCTCTTCCGCAGCCTTCTTATAAGGCAGGTACTGCTCCTTACAGGCTTGTGGTTGCTCATCAATTTTTAtattaccattttcatttttgtgaaaatagttggcaaaataataaagcatttgaAGAAATCTTTCTAAATAGATGTACttatttaatggtttttaaaaggcaagagCAGCATACAAATTGTTAAGTGAGAATgggtatataacatatatatatatatatatatatatacttaaaaaattttttttgacagcaagacggtgagagagggaacacaagcagggggagtgggagagggagaggcagtcctcccgcggagcagggagcccgatgcggggctcgatcccaggaccccgggatcatgacctgagctgaaggcagatgctcaatgactgagccactcaggcgcccctatatgtttatagattatttttttaatagttctttttgtgatttatgtattacttttgtaattaaaaagtaatttcccTATTTTAAACAAATAGGAAAACCCTGACATTTTGGCACAGCCAACTTGTGCATAATCAGGTTAGGCATCCAATCTTAATGGTTATCTAAACGTGAATATGGAATGAATTATCATACTGAAAGATTTCTCAGTGCTtgttaaagatatttaaattttatttatttattgaaaattttatttatttatttgagagagcgagtgtgagagagatcagagagagggagaagcagactcccactgagcagagagcccaacagggggctcggtcccaggaccctgagatcatgacctgagctgaaggcagtcacttacccaactgagccacccaggtgccctaatatttaaaatttaaagtaagtaTATGCCTGGAATTCTATATCCCATAGATGAGAAAGAGCAAATGACTCCAGTAGCATTTTTACTTCACTTTGTTGGATGTTCTTTTTGAaagagcagaagaatgaaagccTGGGCTGGCTTGTGGCCTgctgcctcttccttccccccaaccccaaatcAGCAGAGGCTCTTAGATTATCTTCTTACCAAAAAATTTTAGCAGTAGCAGGtcaatatttttaagtacttttaacATCCCATTTTGAAAACTATTAACTACTGTTcctatataataagaaaaaacgGTGATTTTCTTTCAGTAAGTTGTTTATTGTAAGATAATTTACAAACATCTTGCTGTCTTTAGTAGTTTAAACAATGGACCAACAATTTCTTCTGACAAGGTCAGCagtaagctaaaaataaaatcagctggctgaattttccttctttatctgaaaaacaaagtacagaacaaataaaagtcagttttggagggaaaaataatGATGTCAAGAGACAATACCTATTTAAGTGGGGTTTAAAGAACTGACTTTACACAATAAAATGTTACCATATACTAGCTGTTCTCAAATTTTGGTCTAGGGACTTTTCCACGGGGTCCATGAAGGCAAAACTATTTTCTTATTTGCCTGTTTTAGTCATTCTCAAGAGTATATGGTAGCattttccagaggctacatgaCATGTACTATCAGGACAGATGAGAATCTAACTCTCTTCTATTATGTCAGACAtgaggggtcctgagaccatcaagtttgagaaccaccactctatatttaatatttcaaaataatgctaATTCTCTATCCGTAAAGTTTATTtgataaatcaaaaaaaaaaaaaaaaaaaaaaaagcccccggCATTACCCATATGCTACCACAAGCTGGCAGCTACTATAAATGGGCCAAAATCTGAATCTTAGAGAATCTGTTTCACTGTTGCTTAATCAGCGTCAATCGTATCTAGCTGGATTTCTTTCTGGTGGGGTTTGGGGAGAGAGCGTGAAATATTGCCACTTTACCTCTTGTCTGAGGATGAAACTTGGTTTTCATTAATCCCTGGTTattatgttagaaaaaaagacaaaacaagccAGTCAAGAAGCAATCCATGCTAGTTAATCAGGTATCATTTCCAACTAAAAACATCCGTTTCCGCACTAGGTATCTTGAGGACATCATGTAAATTAGTTACCAAGCTATTCCTTTAAAACAGATTCGATGACTGTTATAAAAAGTTACTAATTTCGTTCTGGTTGGAACAGTATCAACATCAAAACCATGTTGATGCAAGAAGGCAAGACTACGTAAGTGTAATTGAAGCCACTACTTTCGCATAAATAGCACACAATGTGTTACTAAGGAGTCAAATGTGTTTGTATTAAATAGTAAAGTTTTAACCAGAATAATTGATAGGTTACAGAGCATGCAATCCATTCATATAAACACTCCAAGCTTGGACTGCACGGCCAACCCTTAATAAAGGATTTAGACTACTTTTCTAGAGAGCCAAAATTTAATAGTCAATTTCTGATTCTCAGTTTTTATGTCGCAATCTCCCTCTCCTCATTTCCCCTGTTTTGCTCCTTTTTAGCCAGGTTTCCCACATTTCTAGTCAAGGAAGAGGGCAGTCCTCAATACTGCAGATGCTGTCTCCTCACATTTTTATTCCCAGCATTCCTTTTTCAAGAGCAAAACAGGATCCTTGGTTCCCTGGATCACAGTCCCTAGAAGCTTCGGAATGCAGCTCTCTCCCACAGGCCTCCTCCCACTTACCAGCCAAGAAGAAAACAGCTTAGCATTAGCAGTAGGACACACAGCAAGGAAGAGAATGAATAATATGCTTATGTAATCCTCGCCTTGGCCCCCGTGTTATAGGAcaaaactgagtcacagaaagaGTATCACAGCCAAGTTTATCATCCTAGTAAGTGGCAGGGCCATTCATCATTGCACTGTACTCTGATGCTAACACAACATTAGCGACTAGACTGAGAGATGGGTTAGTCTTAACAAAGTCATGCTTGGAAAGCAAACTAAGACAAGGACACCTGGGCTAGCAAAGCTGATGGATCTGACTGACAACTTATATAATGGTCTCCATCAGTTTTATGTGTCTCTTTGGCATTCTGCCCAGTTTCTATCCTGGGGAGATAATACTTCCTTAAGTATTTAAGGAATACTTAATACCCAATTTAAATTTCAGCTTAGTGACGAACCTATCTATCCCTGATTCTCAAACATGGATCTACATTTTCATATACCCACTGAAATGttatctctccctcttctgaaTTTCCACTTCTTAGGGCACATCACTCATTtgctcaacaagtatttactgaggaAGTATGTGCCAGGTGGTAGGGCTACAAAAGTAAGACACAGTCCCTCCCAAGCCACAGGAGTACAGGCAAATAAAGAGGCAATTCCTAATAAAATAGTGTAAATGCTGAAAAGGGGAAAGCACAGGATGCTAAAGGGTGCTCCACCCGAATGTtgaaggagggcttcctggaagaaaggCTTCTCTCaattcaggagagagagaaatggaagtcTGTCTATCAGATGAAGAATCCAGGGtgcaagaggaagaaaagaatggcatTTCAGGCAAAAGCACATGACATCTTTGTAGAACTGAAGTACATCAATGAGGCTGAAGTTCAAGGGAAGTGAGACATGGTGGTGGTTAAGACTAGATTAGAGAGTGTTGGTGGCCAGAAAACACAGGATCACATTATCTCAAGCTAAGGTGTTCTGCAGGATGATTATGTAAGAGAATGGATTCTATTCTTTTCCTTATAACAGCCTGTTGCAAGGCCAGACGGTAAATATGGTAGGCTTTTTCAGCCAGAtactgtctctttttttaaacaaactaaCCCTTTCAAAATGTCAAAACCCCTCTTGGCTCTGAGCCACAGTCGCTGACCCTCTTTTCTCCTGCAATTTCTAAGataattagaaaagaggaaaagagtttCCCTGTGGAGGCTGTGAGCTCTCTGAGGGCAAATACTGTCCCCACTACATCTGCAGTGTCTAGCACAGCGTCTGACACATAAGGGGCACTTGATACCCTTATTAATTCAGGAGAGAAATGACAAGGATCTGCATTAGGTGGGGGGCATAAAGGGGAAAGAGTCAAGGGACATTTACAAGGTAAAATCTACAGAACTTAGTGACCAATTAGGAGGAGGTGAGAAAGAAGAGTCAAAGATAACTTACTATACATTTACCTCTCATCACAATTACCTGCATGTTTTTGTTATCCTGTTACAACAGCAAAGCCTTGATCACATCCTTTGACACTTCCTAGCACTGAACTTGACACACGGTGGGGGTTCAatttagtcattttaaaaatagactccCCATTTTCTCAACCCTGGTTTCATAAACCTTAACATTTCTAGACAACCAAGAAATTTTCTTGAGGAAAATGGTACATTATCATATGGTACTAACATAGAAAATTTAGTAAGTAAAGAACCAATTTTGACCAAGATTTACCAAAAAACCCAAGATTTAAGTGAAACCAAACCCAAAACCAGGCCTATAGTTGGAAAGCTTGGTTTGTAATGTTTTAAGTTCCAAAGACAGATTTTATAAATGATACTGAATTATTTACATCCTTATTCCTAATGCTTTAGGAAAGTGAGAGTTATCAATATACTGATTCCTAAAAGAAGAAACTAAGCCCAAAAGTTTCAGCTTGAAACAAGCAGAAGAAACCAGAGATCTCATTTTCACCAAATCTTTATATGCTTAAGGTAGATTACAAGGTTAGGCAATAGATCATTTTAccttaagcaaaacaaaactgaaacttaAACATCGTAACGTTAAGCCAGCAGACacggaagagaggaggaaaagtgTCTGAAGGCAATCTGCAGCTACTTACAGAGCTGCTGCACCGGAAATGATTTCAATCAACTCCTTCGTGATGACAGCCTGGCGGGTGCGGTTGAACGTCAAGGTCAGTTTGTCAATCATCTCGGCTACAAACAAAGCAAAGGGATTAGACAACACAATCTAACACTACGAAAGAATAACTCGTTCCTTAATGTATTCAGAGATGTATgttgcttaatttaaaaataagaatttttatgtctttttgcgTACCAAACCTGGCCTCTCAAAAAATTTCACAAAGATATTTTTACCTCTTCCGTAGATACCTTTTCAAAATACTTGCAAATTTACTGCCTACCAAGTGAGATATACTTCCTTAAAGGCAGAGATGATTATTTGTCTGTCTTTTGAGATGGAAAAATTCAAGGAAAGAGATGGTCATTGGTCAAAAATGTCACAGAATCAGTGGCAAGAGCCTGGGACTAGATCCTTGCTCTCCTGTTTCCTGGTCTACTCAAGGGACAGTAATGTTTTTGATGGAAAGGTCCTCACGCTACTCTCAGCAAGAGAATATGCTTTCAGAAGAGATCCACTGCGTGCTTACAAGCGTTCTTGCTAGCGTTGTCCATGGCCGTCATCCTGGCACTTTGCTCACTTGTGGTGGATTCCTTTAGAGAATAGTAGATGATGTTGGCCAAATTGTATTCTTGGTAATTCTGCAGCACGTCAGCATCAATATCATCATAGATACTCATGCTCTCTGAAAGAACAAGTCATAAATTTCTTTGAAGTTACAGACTGCGAAGAGGGATTTAATCAAAACAGCTTAGCTGTATAAAAACCCTTAATAATTACAGAGCAGAAGGCAATGGAAGATAGGTGAAAACACTCAGTTCTGAAAGTTTCATCTATTTCCACACTATAGATTATAGATTTTCAGCAAAATATAATGTGTAAACAAAGCATCTGATATTCTACTGCAAATGCTTAACTTACTAAAACCTAAGAAGCCAACAATTAAAATAACTTCTCTGCATTTCATGGTCATGAAGTCCTCTGGATAGCATCAaacagagtgcctggcacaatgtcagcaaatactcaataaatatttttttaaaaaataaaagaatgaatgaaaaaactgAAACTCGTTTAGTGGAATACAAAAATCCCAGATTAGCCATTTGATTATTGGAGAAATCTGCAGGTGTCCATCAGGAAAATGAGGGAAATGGAATACAGAAGAGGGGCGGCAGGAATCAGAGACCAACTTACATCTTGATTACAGTGCAGAAGTTTAGTGGCACACTTCAACCTTCATCTATTAGGGTAAGTGCTAAAGTACTGTACTTCATCAAACTTAAAATGCTATGGATGATAACCCCGATCTTAgaccattaagaaagaaaataacaacaatTAAAAATGGCATGCCACTGACTGGCAGAGACATCCCAACTTCAGagacattaaaatgttaaaaaagtatACATCTTAATACATGAAATACTATGTACAGAAGGGGAAAATGCCTCAGGAAAATAAAATCGGTTCCAGAATATTATTTCTAGGATGCTACCCTGAGCAATGATGACGTTACTCAAACAGTAAGACAAGAGAACTGAGTGGGTCAACGCAAATTAGTTGTGAGGACTGTTCACGTCACGACTCCAGAGCTGCTGAATATACTGTGCTTCAGGAGAGTTCCCAGACAGAGACTGCAAAGCCAATTCCAGCTAGGCTCTTCAATCTTTGGTAACAGAAAACACatctaatcatttatttatttatgttctatTAATGAAGGAATGGAGTAAGAGTCATTAATGAATGGATCAAGAGATCATGGAAGCCACTGACAGATGGTGATAGAGCCCAACACGGTTCTGTTACTGCCGAAACAGACCATCCTGACAAACGCTATTTTCCCAAAGGCATAAACCTCTGCTTTCTACACAGAAAAATACTTTTCCTGCAAAAACTACTTACCAGCACTTGCAACGGTTTCAAGGGAAAAGATGggcttttcttctgtcttgtagGAGATGACAGACCTAGAAATTATAAGAGCAAATGTCAATCTCAGAATAATAAACTGTTAAGTAAGCATTTACTTATTTTGAAGGATGAACACAAGCATGAAAAAGCTTcgatttctaaatttttcttgcCTGAACCGATTAAAGATGATAGACCCTTCATCAAATTCATATCCGGAATTTAGTAGTTCAAGGGCAATGACGGACGCATCCCCAAAAGTAGGAGGTTTTCTTCCCACTTCTTTGAAGGACACCAGAAACTGGTCAGAGTGAGTCCTACAAGAGAATCAGATCACACAGAGTAGTTTAAAGGAATACTTCTGCCGAAATAACACAGGGAACAAGGGAAAGTATTATCACTTTGGATCACTTTGGATCAAGTTTTTTTTGgggtgggagagcaggggagTGTTCACTGGAGTTATTCCATccattattatgattatttagtGGCTGCCAAGAACTAAGGACTAATAATCGGGCCTGTCTTGTGCTGTGTTTCTCTACGCCttggcttctcttcctcccaTCTCAATTAACTGCTGCTCACTTCTGACATTTCCGGCTGTGCTAGCTCTTCAGAGTCCCTATTTGTTTAAAATGGCAACTAGCTTTTGATATTCCTATTGTGTTCCA
The sequence above is drawn from the Zalophus californianus isolate mZalCal1 chromosome 9, mZalCal1.pri.v2, whole genome shotgun sequence genome and encodes:
- the ATP5F1C gene encoding ATP synthase subunit gamma, mitochondrial isoform X1, with translation MFSRAGVAGLSACAVQPQWIQVRNMATLKDITRRLKSIKNIQKITKSMKMVAAAKYARAERELKPARVYGTGSLALYEKADIKVPEDKKKHLLIGVSSDRGLCGAIHSSVAKQMKSEVATLTAAGKEVMLVGIGDKIRGILHRTHSDQFLVSFKEVGRKPPTFGDASVIALELLNSGYEFDEGSIIFNRFRSVISYKTEEKPIFSLETVASAESMSIYDDIDADVLQNYQEYNLANIIYYSLKESTTSEQSARMTAMDNASKNASEMIDKLTLTFNRTRQAVITKELIEIISGAAALD
- the ATP5F1C gene encoding ATP synthase subunit gamma, mitochondrial isoform X2 gives rise to the protein MFSRAGVAGLSACAVQPQWIQVRNMATLKDITRRLKSIKNIQKITKSMKMVAAAKYARAERELKPARVYGTGSLALYEKADIKVPEDKKKHLLIGVSSDRGLCGAIHSSVAKQMKSEVATLTAAGKEVMLVGIGDKIRGILHRTHSDQFLVSFKEVGRKPPTFGDASVIALELLNSGYEFDEGSIIFNRFRSVISYKTEEKPIFSLETVASAESMSIYDDIDADVLQNYQEYNLANIIYYSLKESTTSEQSARMTAMDNASKNASEMIDKLTLTFNRTRQAVITKELIEIISGAAAL
- the ATP5F1C gene encoding ATP synthase subunit gamma, mitochondrial isoform X3 gives rise to the protein MFSRAGVAGLSACAVQPQWIQVRNMATLKDITRRLKSIKNIQKITKSMKMVAAAKYARAERELKPARVYGTGSLALYEKADIKVPEDKKKHLLIGVSSDRGLCGAIHSSVAKQMKSEVATLTAAGKEVMLVGIGDKIRGILHRTHSDQFLVSFKEVGRKPPTFGDASVIALELLNSGYEFDEGSIIFNRFRSVISYKTEEKPIFSLETVASAESMSIYDDIDADVLQNYQEYNLANIIYYSLKESTTSEQSARMTAMDNASKNASEMIDKLTLTFNRTRQAVITKELIEIISGAAAL